A genomic region of Miscanthus floridulus cultivar M001 chromosome 3, ASM1932011v1, whole genome shotgun sequence contains the following coding sequences:
- the LOC136542198 gene encoding histone H2A-like — protein sequence MDASGAGSKAKKGAAGRKAGGPRKKSVSRSVKAGLQFPVGRIGRYLKKGRYAQRVGTGAPVYLAAVLEYLAAEVLELAGNAARDNKKTRIIPRHVLLAIRNDEELGKLLAGVTIAHGGVLPNINPVLLPKKVAEKAASGGSKEAKSPKKAAKAPKKA from the coding sequence ATGGACGCCAGCGGAGCCGGCAGCAAGGCGAAGAAGGGGGCGGCCGGGCGCAAGGCGGGCGGCCCCAGGAAGAAGTCGGTGTCGCGGTCCGTCAAGGCCGGGCTGCAGTTCCCCGTCGGCCGGATCGGGCGGTACCTCAAGAAGGGCCGGTACGCGCAGCGCGTGGGCACCGGCGCCCCCGTCTACCTCGCCGCCGTGCTGGAGTACCTCGCCGCCGAGGTGCTGGAGCTGGCCGGGAACGCGGCTAGGGACAACAAGAAGACGCGCATCATCCCGCGCCACGTGCTCCTGGCCATACGCAACGACGAGGAGCTCGGGAAGCTGCTGGCCGGCGTCACCATCGCGCACGGCGGCGTCCTCCCCAACATCAACCCGGTGCTCCTGCCCAAGAAGGTGGCCGAGAAGGCGGCCAGCGGCGGCAGCAAGGAGGCCAAGTCCCCGAAGAAGGCCGCCAAGGCCCCCAAGAAGGCTTAG